gttgtcgtcgattattttactaaatggacCGAAGCCGAGccgctcgcaaccataacgaccaagaaggtgctggattttgtggttaaaagcatcgtttgtcgctatggatttccaAGGAAAATCATCTCAGATaacggcacacagtttgatagtgatttattcacggacttttgcgaacggcatgggattatcaagagcttttcttaaGTCACTCaaccccaagcaaatggacaactcgaagcagtgaataaaacgctaaaggataccctaaagaaacgactggaagaagctaagggggcatggccagagcaattgcctgaagtcctttggtcgtacaaaacttcccaccgaacaacaacaggccatactccattctctttggcttatgggtatgaggctatgttgcccgttgagttagatccacccttgcATCATAGAATAACGTAtgatcaaggctctaacagccaactattgatggaatccctagacttgatCAATGAGAAACGTGAGTAAGCcaaactccgagtagctgcgtgtCAGCAAAatgtcgcccggtatttcaactctaaagtacctgaaagaaaattcaacgtcggagatttattacttagaagagttttcctaaacacccgcgaccaagctgctgaaGTACTCggaccagattgaagaagtccttcatccatgcacctataaacttgctcgcttaaacggagatctcattcctcgctattggaatggagaacacctgcgcaagtactatcaataaacaattcttcttaaagaattggcttgtattaattttactttttacaagttatgaaaaagggttgatCACTTTATATGactagtcgcttataagtgtaagatcttattgattgctcgtacagacacgttttgtccatttattatgagaaatataagggactgtgcgcagccagtcattcttgccaattattgtatttattacaagtatttgctcattatgtgtgttattttgctgtattatcgttttaattccTTTATTCCGAGTAGTAATGTtggaacaggttctggtcaaggcaagtgactaaggacctaaagctcctcaatcacttggggggcatacgaggcatctagtaagcaaagcataccgaaagatatgtaaacacatgagcaaaataagtgaaagcatgctaaggtacttagagtatttttcaaaattttgttttttgttaaatcaatccaaagtactatgctaagttcggtcatgcgaacatatgttataataaaatgtaggtattataatatcaaaaggaaaccTTTTACATTGCGAGCagtgctgctcggatgtaattgttcaattaaaagaaaaaagctGCCCATGAAGCAATAAAGGTTAAAACATcaaattgtttttacatcatgacccgtcgGCCatgtaattcaaaaataaaataaaaagataaaattatGAGGTTTTCGGGGGGTCTTGTGGCGATTTCTGCTGCTGCTGGTCGACTGCATCCCCAACCTCTTCTCGGGCGCCTTCGATGTCGGTCGCTAAAGAAATTTCTGGAGACCGTGGAAGTGTTTCCTCTTCCAGGCGAGCAACGCACCTAGCTAACTCCTCCTCCCTAATATAGTCTGGGAGATAGGAGAAATTAGCATTGGGGTTATTTTTCCAAAACAAGTAGTTACACTCGAACGACGCCCCTTCATAGTCTTCAAGGTTGCGGGCATTCTGTTCCTTCAGTGCAGCAACTTCCTTGCGGCTTATCTTGAGCTCATCTTGAAGCTTATGGGCTTCTCGGTAATTATTGAGCGAGACCTCCTTGTACTGCTCCTTGGATGCAGTGATCTTGGCAATACTCACAGCCTTCCTCTTCAACTCTTCTTCAAGAGAAGTGATTTTGGCCTTAGTCACCTGCAGCGCCTTGAGGTGCTTTGCCTCAGCCTCCTTGAGGGCCTCGGTATGCTTCGCCTCGACCTCCTTAATGGCATTAGAATTCTTTGCCTCAACTGCCTTCAGCCGCTCAGCATGAGTAGCTTCAGTCGCCTTGAGTTGCTCGGTGTATCGAGCCTCAGCTGCACTAAGTTGATCGCTAAGTCTCTTTTTGAATTGGATATTCAGCGTCCTCGAAGATTGCTAGCCAGAAGTAAGGGTAAGCACCCCCTGCGATCAGAAAAAGATAAAGCTGTAAATAAGAGCAAGTTAAAAAGAAAATTCATAAAGTACAAAACAAAAAGAAAGCAACTTACAGTGAGCTCTTCGTTTAGTGAGTGGTTGAGGACTTGGTCGACCCCTATAGAGTCGGTCTCCTGGATTGCCTCCTGGCTGTGTCGGTGTTTTGTTATTCTCgacagcctatctttggctgagtTGAGCACTGCACCCGTGAGGTCGTCTCCCGAGGCCTCTTCTCGGCGCCCAGCCGACTGCTGAACTGTAGATGTTGGAGGCATAGGGTCGACTGGAGTTAGAGGAGGAGTCTGTCCGTTCAGAGATGGAGGATCTGGGTTTATTGGAGTTGGAGGAGTTGCCTCCCTAGCAgaagctggtggaggagttgtctccttTGTTGGAGTAGGAGCAGGAGGGTTGTTTGTTCGAGATTTCTTTGTGGGGGGATTGCTGCAGCCTTCCCCAAACTGGCATTTGTGAGACTTCTTCTTACTTGCTAATCTAGCGTGCAAGTCGAAAGCGCGCTCGACCGGCAtgtctataaaaaaaaaagaaacaagcaAACAGTCAGTCAGTATAATAAAAGAAACTTACTAAGTTTAGGAAATAAGGGCAGAGAAATtgaaagtataatacccgagctataattactggtcgctacactatttactttactagtgctacacttactctctggcctgaagaagtctgaatttaaagcaggagggtacttaaagttgccatccccatcgaaGAGGTGACAGGGTGTAACGACCTACTTCCTTAgggtcgttaccaagtgagtttaaaaacgtgtttttaactcactaatcgaggttttaagtctgtaatgacccaactactctagaccttggaccattaatgaaaactacacatagaccctaatccttaatagaacttacaagtgaaaagatcataactttattaaaaacttgtaaaataaatgttaaacttacataaactcaaagcaggatatgggatcccattgttttaaaaaaaaaacataacttaattgtaatgaaaagagattacataaataggtgtggaaaaaaaatacacataaaccataaataaagacttcatcctcgaaaccgaaactctcgactctttgaatccattccgcctcaatacacattcccaagcacccaagaacctttcccgccactaagctattttcctgcacatataaacataaaaggaatgagcctaatgcccagcaaggaaattctaacatatagccatatacataaaaattcataatgcaacataaaacatactataacacttatgtcacatacatactataatggtcattattacttggggtcccataaactaagcaagtcatatgcccattagattagtggggtcttgctagctaagcaagtcatatgcccataatctatttggggcttgttagtcatataggtcatatgcccaagtctacaatcatacttaacataacatattacataacataaaatcataagataacatataaaagcatataacacataaatcctatcctattttccttaccaaaataaccgggatatgagaactgatttgggaccttggaacactcctaaaaaccatttataatagggtgagtatattgaagaaaaagggatgaaagtgatgagggaactatactatcaaaatatacttaccaaaaaccttgtgcttaagaacttggatttcctaaccaagaataggaataaggttagaatgagtagaagactatgagaacttttaaagaatataatacagaaatggactagagtttgggataccttgagtacttctatgaccaatctacaccttgaactgaaatatgaatagaaccttacttcccaagtgtttggtaagcttatagttatcaagcttatgatccccaacctaagtgtttacactctcacaatatcCTAGCaatttgcagcctctgaacttagagtaatagatgaataaatggatgggtactaggtcctatttatagagtttaggaatttaaagatcttcatttaacttgaataaaaataatggctttttaagtgaaaataatttgaattatcgttcagcagaggctgaagactcgttcagaaaggtgctggacttatcaagaggttgaaggtttgaatggagaacgtttttgaaaactttcaaaatatgctgagagaggcgatatatcaccccctgtaggcgatatattgcctgggccagtatgctcgaggcaatcgtgcaacgttttgtgttttttcgtatcttcgtactgtgatatatcgccccttatagttgcgatatatcggcatacgctgaatatttaaacacgaaattacacatttttagcttaatttgaattgagtaaacagccttgactaagccctttaacgttttcaaagctgctgactgaccttagagtattcaaattttaaccataataaatttaatcctcaaaatacttaatcattaataaacctatacataacatgtgctattatcttattgggtcttatctaaaccttataatataataaatattaccctcaatatcagtcatattaatcaaaccttaggttaaaattaatattcttaaactataggttaaacttagaaaatctacaagtgttactatgagtgtccaaataaatcccggtctgaaccaaaaatccagtcataaagataatactattattactattatactactatctaactagctaagtaaagttcttggactctataaagtcaaacagtgtaattaagcaaCAAACAAAGGAGAGACTTGAGAAACagtaatttgggatcccaaaatatagtttagaaatatttacaacatataaactgaaccaagtcggctagacgacaaaatctaggtttatttacaagcatctcccaaaatcctctggctgtggcagccaggctggccaaacatgtaaacgccgcctcacgcctgctgtactcatggttggttgatcctctctttacccttacctgcaccatagagcatctgtgagtcgaggtccagcaagagaacccataaacagataacatatgcaatacatttAACAAGCATATAAAGAGCTCACcaaaggctaaacacatacggcctaacCGTCCCAgacgtttaccaagccctgggtttgtggaccacgccgtgaggatatcccaggtatccttctagggactcgccttggcaactcgcactctacgTGCTCGACGCTGCTCCtgaccccttgccgttctcggccttgcactcaacgtgcccaatgtcATTCCCGGCCCTACGCCGTTCTCgatctacaccgttcccggcttaagccgaccattcacatcataatatacatagcataacaaccaaatatagaattctagcataatcagataaagggctacgccccgcagttctaacacattgggctcgaccctgcacatcaattctattcaaacacgttgggctcagccctgcacacaagctctatgggaacaaggattctcttacctgagttctgagctttctgagcaccaatgccccgagcacagtcctcgaacatgagcctcgtcgaaaccctagttacaacacattaacaatgtccatccatcaaattctaatccaacaaataacttcgagccataaccctaacctccgggtccttgaattccatcaatctgggtgataaaatccaccccgagccttacccccttgagttcccaagcctaaaataccctaaaaactcaaactggcactaagagccgcggccccacccacaggagtcgcggctagcctcgaaacagaggctagcacctcactgacccccacacgggccgcggcgcgcatgagcttctcggcctcccatggccgcgcgtgcacgcgggccgcggcgtacccttcctagggccgcgacgctctacACCGAACCTAGATTTTCACACCATTTTCtaa
This genomic interval from Humulus lupulus chromosome 8, drHumLupu1.1, whole genome shotgun sequence contains the following:
- the LOC133795215 gene encoding uncharacterized protein LOC133795215, whose translation is MPVERAFDLHARLASKKKSHKCQFGEGCSNPPTKKSRTNNPPAPTPTKETTPPPASAREATPPTPINPDPPSLNGQTPPLTPVDPMPPTSTVQQSAGRREEASGDDLTGAVLNSAKDRLSRITKHRHSQEAIQETDSIGVDQVLNHSLNEELTQSSRTLNIQFKKRLSDQLSAAEARYTEQLKATEATHAERLKAVEAKNSNAIKEVEAKHTEALKEAEAKHLKALQVTKAKITSLEEELKRKAVSIAKITASKEQYKEVSLNNYREAHKLQDELKISRKEVAALKEQNARNLEDYEGASFECNYLFWKNNPNANFSYLPDYIREEELARCVARLEEETLPRSPEISLATDIEGAREEVGDAVDQQQQKSPQDPPKTS